Genomic segment of Melanotaenia boesemani isolate fMelBoe1 chromosome 10, fMelBoe1.pri, whole genome shotgun sequence:
TGCATAGATGGAAACTGCTGTCTaaatttacacacatttatttgtttttgtgcttttttttacacAGTTGGCTCGGGAAAAGATGTGAATTTCTATAAGGATTTTTTTCCGttctaaacacaaataaaaatttattttcttgtgtctATACATAACAAGAAGTCTGTTGTCTTCTATAGTTGTTTTTAGGGTTATGTGCTGGGATGGGATCTCCAACAAAACATGCAACACCACACAGGTAAGAAAATTTAGTTAACACAggaaatttatttgttttttctctgtctgcAAGAATAATGTGCTCTCTGTTGCTTTAACAAACAATGTCTCAGATGTGTtgtctttaaatgtaatttccTTTGTCCCCTGTTATTACATTCTTTGGACAACCTGAAGAGACTTAGACTTAGacttaactttattaatcccgtgGGATAACTCCCTCAGGAAATTCAAAATTCCAGCAGCACAATAGAATAAGCAGGTAAATAAGCACACAGGTACGAAAGagcaaaataagtaaaaaaaaaaagtaaacacagataaataagataaaataaagataaataagacaaaagagCTAGAAATGGCTTGTATAGAATATCAGTTGAAATTATTACACTACAGATGAAGATGAGGTTATTGCACCAGGGAGAGTGTCCATCTCTGTGTGTGAATCCTTTGAAGCCTGACCTAAACTTAATATGTCTAAACTTTATTGCAGACTACAGCACATGTCCACAGAGTTAAATGTTCATATCATAACTCTTAAGGATAAGAGTCTGAAGAGTCAGCAGAGACTGTTCATTACCTAGATGTGCATATTGTCATCTTAAtcatgaagttttttttcttcttctttcttatccTAAAGAACAATCACACGTACCCCAGGCAAGGAGCCCGACTCCCCACTTCCTCCCATCCAGGAGCGTCTGGCATACCTGCGTCCTTCCAGGGAGCTGCTGGAGTTCTACAGACAGAAGATCGCTCAGTATGATAGTGAGCATGAGGAGCTCCTGAAGATGTTGGAGAAGTATAAATGCATCTCAGAGGACCAGGTGAGAGTTTGGTGTTATTGTATGCTAGTGAGTTTAAGCTGTGTGGTAGTTTCTTTAACAGATCCTTGTTGTGCATGCCCTTTCAGCATAAGCTGCAGTGGGAGGTACGACAGCGAGAAGGAGAGATCGCAGAGCTTCAGAACGCTCTGAGTGACATGCAGGTTTACCTTTTCCAAGAGAGAGAGCAGTCTCTGCGGCTTTATGCTGAAAATGACAGACTGAAAATCAGGTAGGTGCACTGGACCATAATTATACTTTCATACTCCTTGTTGTGAGAttcacttctgtttttatttgtttatttttgatcTGATGATTCAAATGGCTGCACTGAAAACCTTTAAAGGTTGTTCATACTAGTGGGCTGATTTTTTTGTCTGACTTACTGCTATTGgactttctgtattttatttccaCTTATTATTCTGATCATTTAAAGCATTAAGAAATAAACCTGCTCTCAACACATCAAAgggcttcttttttctttgtttttcagcaaAGAGAGTCTTAGATATCTATCTGAAACCATTCCTTATGCTACTTATGTGTGCTTTCAAGTGCCAGCCACACTGGGCTGCAGCTTAACCCATGAAACGCAGTGGGAACGGGTGTCCACAAACCTTCATGAAAATGTGTCTTTGCTTGACCGAGTCAGCAACTGTGTGCCAATGAATCATCAGCCATCAAACTTTATCTGGTGTTCTGCCTTTTGTACAGCAGAGCATAAGAtcagaaatgtaaaacaaagtTTCCCTCAATACTCTGTTGTacattattcttatttttgcCCTTATTTTTTGCTCTTCAAGCAGTTCTGAGTAGTTACCTTCCCTTTGGTAAGTGGCAAAGTGGTCGTTCGAGTTTCTTTCGTGGCTAATAGTGAAGGGCTTAAATGGgcagttttactgtttttatttgttttgtttagtatttCTTCTGAATGTGTTCATTTCCACTGCTTATTGAGCATAAAAATATCTAACAATGTAGTAACTATTTTGCAGGGAGTTGGAGGACAGGAAGAAAATCCAACATCTTCTTGGTCTCATTGGTCCTGATGCGGGAGAGATAACTTATTTTCACAGGGAACCTCCTCACAAGGTGCTTTCTCACGTCATCATGGGCTTTTCCTACAacagatatttatatatttatatatatatatatatatatatatatatatatatatatatatatatatatatatatatatatatatatataactgtattattattgaactttatttgctatcttttatcattttgttgaattatttataatttatcttGGGGATTGATAAAGTCTATTTAAGAGTTGAAGTTTTCTTAATATTATACTTTAATTCCACACTTTGACaaattatgtgtaaaataatagtAGCACTAGCTATTAAATTGTGATtttcaacattgtttttaaaagtaaagtaagttagtaaatgaaaatattgtaAGTAGCAGTATATACTTCCAATCTAAAACATACTAAGtgcaggtttatttatttattcttgtcctttatttatacattaagAAGACTTTgactttattcacatttaaatTTTCTCTGTGGTGTTAATAGAAATGGGTTAAATATGCTTTAAAGACATGATTTCTGGGATTTCAGGTCACCGTCACACAGAGACGCCCAGAGTCCTTATTTGAGGAAAATCTCAGTCTCAGGCCAACAAAGTTAAAACCAGCAGCGACTGTGAAAGGTTGGAAAACAACATTTGTGTTCaactaaaactttattaataaataacGATGATTCCACTTTGCTGTTTGAACAGAGAGCAGCAGGAGAACCAAATCAGCTGCTGGATTAAGCAGAGAGAGCTTGGAGCAATACAAGAACGATAACCAGACTCTGTTGCTACAGGTACGTTTCTTTTTTCAGATAATcgtctaaaaacaaaaagtaatgtAAAGACGTATGATGATACAAAAGCCATAAACATAGGTGCTACCTTGTTGTACAGACAATCATGCACACCATCagtatataataataacaacaacaataatacaacaataacaagatatgcctcatcatttcttttcttcttttggtaGGTGAAATGTCTGTGGCTAATTCATCATCAGTTTCCCGTTgatactttcacaaatttgtccatattttcctagcagtgcaaaaacttttataataaatattagctaataaaaaaagttttatatagCCTAGCTATGTCTTATGTAAAAGAGTTTCTACAGCAAGAAACAAAGTCATCCTCAACCGGGCCGTGATCGGGGTTTTTATTAAGAAGAGATAAATATAACCGTGATGGCTCTGACACTCACTGGTATATAAGACGAATAAAAGCACTGAAATGACACATCCCTGAGGGGAGCAGGTAGAAGATAACTTATGTCTGATAAAACACCATTCCCGCTTACTTTCTGGGATCTGTTTGGTTAGAAAAATCCGAGAGCCAAGATAAAAGACCAGGAGCAATGTTACAGTTGGATACAGTTAATGCAGAGCAAAGTCCATAAAAAGCAAGCATGCAGTTTTTAAAACTATCCAAATGACCCTGACTTTATGAGGTTGGGATCCTACAGCCTACCTACCTGCCCTAACTGGAGTTGGTTTAATTTCTCCAGTGTTTCATTCAAGATCTCATCCCTGACTACTTCTCAAGTGTTTTCATGACCAGAGAAATAAGCACTACAGACTTTGTTGCTGTGACTGTAGGCACAGTTACAGAATCCTTCCATCTTTCGTGTTTCCAGGTGGAGGCGCTGCAGACTCAGATGGAGGAACAGACCCGTTTGGCCAAAGAGCAGGCAGAGGCTCTACTGGAGGATCGAAGGATTAAAACAGAAGAGGCTCAGGCACAGCGGCAAAAAGACCAGGAGCGCATCACCTCTCTGACTGACAAGTGAGTCTTTTTATGATGTCGGTTCACCTCCAGCTCATCGTGTGAAACACTTTCAGCATTTCTATTCTGTTTGTAAAACATGGGTCTGAATTCAGTCACATTATGAAAGTGAGACTACACTGGCTGGCTTTTCAGGAGCTGACGTACCCCTGTTGTCTTGTCAGGCTCCAGCGG
This window contains:
- the ccdc77 gene encoding coiled-coil domain-containing protein 77 is translated as MGSPTKHATPHRTITRTPGKEPDSPLPPIQERLAYLRPSRELLEFYRQKIAQYDSEHEELLKMLEKYKCISEDQHKLQWEVRQREGEIAELQNALSDMQVYLFQEREQSLRLYAENDRLKIRELEDRKKIQHLLGLIGPDAGEITYFHREPPHKVTVTQRRPESLFEENLSLRPTKLKPAATVKESSRRTKSAAGLSRESLEQYKNDNQTLLLQVEALQTQMEEQTRLAKEQAEALLEDRRIKTEEAQAQRQKDQERITSLTDKLQRTQNLLLESTKDFLQLKFDTRTNEKSWMVEKDRLLRELDSCHNRLRKAGSASAEQGRTWQPSTSTTLPHPRPLPQLEQPHKEELKAVQEDLKQAHCLAEMFREQCITLETELSQIREEGDVGREIFKERSDKMAKRLQLMTQRYEALEKRRAMEVEGFKTDLKHLRQKLKDVEKQLLKVTLNIGPNQDLAILHEVRQTNTRTKKVQGELMALKAKIYGLENELRFS